The Lacipirellula parvula genome window below encodes:
- a CDS encoding restriction endonuclease subunit S — protein sequence MAFYSLSELIPILSGTPQGVVKLRQVILQRAITGRLTSQADLVAPITTTFPDLSPYTVESEERIPTAWSRIPLGKLGEFKGGGTPSKQRAEFWSGDIPWVSPKDMKSLEISAAKDHISREALDSCSARMIPTRSLLMVVRGMILARAFPVAVTSCEVAINQDMKALVPRHAELTDYLLISLLALGPKVLAAIDRASHGTCKLNTLVLQQLPIDLPPLAEQIRIVAKVNELMKLCDQLNEQLKEQEKRHAALLDAVVRELTLSPNKALVPHQARSVLSAEVVHRLHNEPTFGRVKHQKILHLCEHIAQLKEIDGRYSRQAAGPLDGRMIHTVEADLKKLEWYAEVPRESFGHAYQPLAKAGGHANDFAALWPDRAQQIQGLIELMRRWDTDKCELFATAYAAWNDLLIWGREPTDNAILHEILERWHPDKQRFTRKRWKSMLDWIRREGYAPTGFGKATAKAN from the coding sequence ATGGCTTTCTACTCACTATCCGAGTTGATCCCGATTCTGTCAGGCACGCCGCAAGGTGTAGTGAAACTGCGGCAAGTTATTCTCCAGCGAGCAATCACTGGCCGCCTAACATCTCAGGCAGATTTAGTCGCTCCAATAACGACCACTTTTCCTGATCTCTCGCCATACACGGTCGAATCTGAAGAGAGAATTCCCACCGCTTGGTCACGCATCCCTCTAGGCAAGCTTGGCGAATTTAAAGGTGGAGGTACGCCATCTAAACAGCGTGCCGAATTCTGGAGTGGTGACATCCCGTGGGTAAGCCCAAAGGATATGAAGTCACTTGAGATCAGTGCAGCCAAAGATCACATAAGCAGAGAAGCGCTCGACAGTTGCTCGGCGCGCATGATTCCGACTCGCAGCCTATTAATGGTAGTGCGAGGCATGATTCTAGCGCGCGCATTCCCTGTTGCAGTCACAAGCTGCGAAGTTGCAATCAACCAGGACATGAAGGCGCTAGTTCCAAGGCATGCAGAGCTCACTGATTATCTACTTATTTCATTGTTAGCGCTTGGTCCGAAAGTACTCGCTGCAATTGATCGCGCTAGTCACGGCACTTGTAAGCTCAATACTTTAGTTCTCCAGCAGTTGCCGATCGATCTTCCTCCCCTCGCCGAGCAGATACGAATCGTGGCGAAGGTGAATGAGTTGATGAAGTTGTGCGATCAACTGAATGAACAACTGAAAGAGCAAGAAAAGCGGCACGCCGCTCTTCTCGATGCTGTCGTTCGAGAACTAACGCTGTCACCGAACAAAGCACTAGTTCCCCACCAAGCAAGGAGCGTTCTTTCAGCTGAAGTCGTCCACCGGCTACACAACGAACCAACCTTCGGCCGCGTCAAGCACCAAAAGATTCTCCACCTCTGCGAACACATCGCCCAGCTTAAAGAAATCGACGGCCGCTACTCCCGCCAAGCGGCCGGGCCGCTCGATGGTCGGATGATCCACACCGTTGAAGCCGACTTGAAGAAGCTCGAGTGGTACGCCGAAGTCCCGCGCGAATCGTTCGGCCATGCCTACCAACCGCTCGCCAAAGCGGGCGGCCACGCGAACGACTTCGCCGCCCTATGGCCCGACCGCGCCCAACAGATACAGGGCCTCATCGAACTGATGCGCCGCTGGGACACCGACAAGTGCGAACTCTTCGCCACCGCCTACGCCGCCTGGAACGACCTCCTTATCTGGGGCCGCGAACCGACCGACAACGCCATCCTCCACGAAATCCTCGAACGCTGGCATCCCGACAAGCAACGTTTCACCCGCAAGCGCTGGAAATCAATGCTCGACTGGATCCGCCGCGAAGGCTACGCCCCCACCGGCTTCGGCAAAGCAACTGCTAAGGCAAACTGA
- a CDS encoding N-6 DNA methylase, whose amino-acid sequence MFFLKIFDDREQEISLLRDDYKSPLPKYLRWSTWATNDEGMTGEALLDFVNNTLLSKLKTLAGAADRIAGLIRMTFEDANNYMKNGTLMRQVINKINAIDFNASDDRHTFGDIYEKLLKDLQSAGNAGEFYTPRAVTQFIVEQVNPQLGEKVLDPACGTGGFLVCAIEHLRRQAKTAAHERKIQDCFSGIEKKHLPHVLCITNLLLHGIDVPANVRHDNTLARPLRDWSPKERVDVIVTNPPFGGMEEDGIEANFPAEFRTRETADLFLVLLMKLLKPGGRAGLVLPDGTLFGEGVKTRIKEALLTECNLHTIVRLPNGVFNPYTGIRTNLLFFTKGAPTAHVWYYEHPYPAGAKSYNKGKPIRIEEFQAEKDWWGDESDGFKSRKENEFGWRVSIDQIKAGNFNLDLRNPRNAGSGPGDLSKLLPEYEQLLKQINCTRMAIQRQLVEASLASGAEA is encoded by the coding sequence ATGTTCTTCCTGAAAATCTTCGACGACCGCGAGCAGGAAATCTCCCTCCTTCGCGACGACTACAAATCGCCCCTCCCGAAGTACCTCCGCTGGTCCACCTGGGCGACTAACGACGAAGGGATGACCGGCGAAGCCCTGCTCGACTTCGTCAACAACACGCTCCTGTCAAAGCTCAAGACGCTCGCCGGGGCCGCCGACCGTATCGCTGGCCTCATTCGAATGACGTTCGAAGACGCCAACAACTATATGAAAAATGGCACGTTGATGCGGCAGGTGATCAATAAGATCAACGCCATCGACTTCAACGCCTCGGACGATCGCCACACCTTCGGCGACATCTACGAAAAGCTCCTCAAGGATCTCCAGTCGGCCGGCAACGCCGGCGAGTTTTACACGCCCCGCGCCGTCACGCAGTTCATCGTCGAGCAAGTGAACCCCCAGCTTGGCGAAAAGGTACTAGACCCTGCCTGTGGCACTGGCGGCTTCCTCGTCTGTGCAATCGAGCACCTCCGCCGCCAGGCAAAGACGGCCGCCCACGAACGCAAGATCCAAGACTGTTTCTCCGGCATCGAGAAAAAGCACCTCCCCCACGTCCTCTGCATCACAAACCTCCTGCTCCACGGCATCGACGTCCCCGCCAACGTCCGCCACGACAACACGCTCGCCCGCCCCTTGCGTGATTGGAGCCCGAAGGAGCGGGTCGATGTCATCGTCACCAATCCCCCCTTCGGCGGCATGGAAGAGGACGGTATCGAGGCCAACTTCCCCGCCGAGTTCCGCACCCGCGAGACGGCCGACCTGTTTCTCGTCCTGCTGATGAAGCTTCTCAAGCCGGGCGGCCGTGCCGGCCTCGTCCTCCCCGACGGCACTCTCTTCGGCGAAGGAGTGAAGACCCGCATCAAGGAGGCGCTCCTCACCGAGTGCAACCTGCACACGATCGTCCGCCTCCCCAACGGTGTCTTCAATCCCTACACCGGCATCCGCACGAACCTCCTCTTCTTCACCAAGGGCGCCCCCACCGCCCACGTCTGGTACTACGAACACCCCTACCCCGCCGGCGCCAAGAGCTACAACAAGGGGAAGCCGATCCGCATCGAGGAGTTTCAGGCGGAGAAAGATTGGTGGGGTGACGAGTCCGATGGCTTCAAGAGCCGCAAGGAAAACGAATTCGGGTGGCGCGTCTCGATTGATCAGATCAAAGCTGGCAACTTCAATCTTGATCTCAGAAACCCGCGCAACGCCGGCTCCGGTCCCGGCGATCTTAGTAAACTTCTGCCTGAATACGAGCAGCTCTTGAAACAGATAAACTGCACGCGAATGGCGATACAGCGTCAGCTCGTTGAAGCATCACTGGCTTCAGGAGCGGAGGCCTAA